A genomic segment from Lasioglossum baleicum chromosome 5, iyLasBale1, whole genome shotgun sequence encodes:
- the Brms1 gene encoding breast cancer metastasis-suppressor 1-like protein has product MPSVKDESEAEGEEMSHDSNESNQSSASCDSSADHSDSDDSSEMDEDECERRRNECMENLVDLERQFTLLKEQLYRERITQVDTKLGEVRIGKSEEYLIPLERLKENMKTKTEVAGILKQYRLQNIQNKFLAEEQAALQNFESEKEFIWDCIHNDLQEKIRRLEEDRNNVDIHADLWLNSTGRRRRNHTERRRAVSVAGPYIVYMLNDADILEDWALIKKSLTSRKTEII; this is encoded by the exons ATGCCAAGTGTGAAAGATGAATCAGAAGCAGAAGGGGAAGAAATGTCACACGACAGCAACGAAAGTAATCAAAGTTCTGCATCGTGCGACAGCAGTGCAGACCACAGCGATAGCGATGACTCTTCAGAGATGGATGAAGATGAATGCGAAAGACGACGCAACGAATGTATGGAAAACTTAGTAGACCTGGAGCGGCAATTTACTCTTTTAAAAGAGCA ACTCTATCGAGAAAGAATTACTCAAGTAGATACAAAATTAGGAGAAGTTCGAATTGGAAAATCCGAAGAGTATTTAATACCATTGGAACGTTTGAAAGAGAATATGAAAACAAAGACAGAGGTAGCTGGAATATTAAAACAATACaggttacaaaatatacaaaataaattcctgGCGGAGGAGCAAGCTGCATTGCAAAATTTCGAAAGTGAAAAAGAATTTATCTGGGATTGTATTCATAATGATTTAcaagaaaaaattcgaagattgGAAGAGGATAGGAACAATGTTGATATTCATGCAGATTTATGGTTAAACTCGACTGGTAGAAGACGTAGAAATCACACTGAAAGGAGAAGAGCAGTTTCAGTTGCTGGGCCTTACATTGTTTATATGCTTAACGATGCAGATATCCTCGAGGACTGGGCGCTGATAAAGAAAAGTCTAACTAGCCGAAAAACTGAGATAATTTAA
- the Eno gene encoding alpha-enolase, translating to MPIQSIKARQIYDSRGNPTVEVDLVTEQGLFRAAVPSGASTGVHEALELRDNDKSKYHGKSVFKAVDNINSTITPELLKANLEVTQQTDIDNFLLKLDGTPNKSKLGANALLGVSLAVCKAGAAKKGVPLYKYIAELAGNPNIILPVPAFNVINGGSHAGNKLAMQEFMILPTGAANFTEAMKMGSEVYHHLKAGIKKKFGLDATAVGDEGGFAPNILENKEALNLIINAIKTAGYEGKIKIGMDVAASEFHKNGKYDLDFKNENSDPATYLEPTALKNLYLDFVKEFPIVSIEDPFDQDDWESWTSMTAATPIQIVGDDLTVTNPERIKTAIEKKACNCLLLKVNQIGTVTESINAHKMAKAAGWGTMVSHRSGETEDTFIADLVVGLSTGQIKTGAPCRSERLAKYNQILRIEEELGAAAKFAGEKFRNPQA from the exons ATGCCGATTCAAAGCATCAAAGCACGTCAAATCTACGATTCTCGCGGTAACCCGACCGTAGAG GTTGACCTTGTAACAGAGCAGGGTTTGTTCAGAGCTGCAGTCCCTTCGGGTGCGTCTACTGGTGTCCATGAAGCCTTAGAACTCCGAGATAATGATAAGTCCAAATACCATGGAAAATCTGTCTTCAAAGCTGTAGACAACATTAACAGTACCATTACGCCTGAATTGTTGAAG gcAAATTTGGAAGTTACACAGCAGACAGATATCGACAATTTCCTCTTGAAACTCGATGGCACACCTAATAAGTCGAAGCTTGGCGCTAATGCACTTCTTGGTGTTTCGTTGGCAGTCTGCAAAGCTGGAGCTGCTAAAAAAGGAGTGCCATTGTATAA GTACATCGCGGAATTAGCTGGAAATCCCAACATTATCCTGCCAGTTCCAGCTTTCAACGTTATCAACGGCGGTTCGCAcgcaggaaacaaattagctaTGCAAGAATTCATGATCCTGCCTACCGGAGCTGCTAACTTCACAGAAGCCATGAAAATGGGTAGCGAAGTTTACCACCACCTAAAAGCCGGTATTAAGAAGAAGTTTGGACTTGACGCTACCGCTGTTGGCGATGAAGGTGGTTTCGCACCCAACATTTTGGAAAATAAGGAAGCTCTGAATTTAATTATCAATGCCATCAAA aCCGCCGGATACGAAGGAAAGATTAAGATTGGCATGGACGTTGCTGCATCTGAGTTCCACAAGAATGGAAAGTATGATTTGGATTTCAAGAATGAGAATTCCGATCCGGCCACGTACTTAGAGCCAACTGCCTTGAAGAACTTgtatttagactttgttaagGAATTCCCAATTGTTTCGATCGAGGATCCGTTTGACCAGGACGACTGGGAATCGTGGACTTCCATGACCGCGGCTACCCCTATTCAGATCGTTGGTGACGATCTTACCGTCACGAATCCCGAAag GATCAAGACAGCCATCGAAAAGAAGGCCTGCAACTGTCTGCTTTTGAAGGTCAACCAAATAGGTACCGTTACAGAGTCTATTAACGCTCACAAAATGGCCAAGGCTGCCGGTTGGGGCACCATGGTGTCTCATCGTTCCGGTGAAACGGAAGACACGTTTATCGCCGATTTAGTAGTTGGACTTTCGACCGGCCAAATTAAGACCGGCGCACCTTGTCGTTCGGAACGTTTGGCCAAGTACAACCAGATTCTTCGTATCGAAGAGGAATTGGGGGCCGCTGCCAAGTTTGCAGGCGAGAA
- the LOC143209050 gene encoding uncharacterized protein LOC143209050, translated as MNMHTSGDFVLHGGDRAFANRQKLLFEKLSDAEQKCHRTKSVIESADENMVIDEIDDTQIIRSGLKRKYETRRFRGKESIFKRPEGPAPRALNRSIPDYHKNPHKWMKYSLDDVSNDDMTEQSNTRAALSFLNELRTRRSVEQTEDIEKMDLSELPTEKDQSKIVFKSRKIKTTSEVQFKKPENDTEGTFSKPVIVDHDDKPVFRSSKIIMPEYVVGQKQIKKVKKDKPAHISKIDRLKQLKLDHLEELDEEQD; from the coding sequence aTGAATATGCATACTTCGGGAGATTTTGTTTTGCATGGAGGTGACAGAGCGTTTGCAAATAGACAGAAACTattgtttgaaaaattatcAGATGCAGAGCAAAAGTGTCATAGGACTAAGTCGGTTATTGAGTCCGCAGATGAGAATATGGTCATTGATGAAATAGATGATACTCAAATTATAAGGTCTGGTTTAAAACGAAAATATGAAACACGACGATTCCGTGGTAAAGAAAGTATATTTAAGCGACCCGAAGGACCAGCGCCACGTGCGCTTAACAGAAGTATACCAGATTATCACAAGAATCCTCATAAATGGATGAAATATAGTTTAGACGATGTATCTAACGATGATATGACTGAACAAAGCAATACAAGAGCTGCTTTATCATTCTTGAACGAACTAAGAACAAGAAGATCGGTTGAACAAACGGAGGACATAGAAAAAATGGATCTATCTGAACTGCCAACTGAGAAGGATCAGTCCAAGATAGTCTTTAAGTCAAGAAAGATTAAAACAACTTCAGAAGTTCAGTTCAAAAAACCAGAAAACGATACCGAGGGAACCTTCAGTAAGCCTGTGATTGTTGATCACGATGACAAACCAGTCTTCAGAAGTAGTAAAATTATTATGCCAGAGTACGTTGTTGGACAAAAGCAAATAAAGAAAGTTAAGAAAGATAAACCGGCACACATATCGAAAATAGATCGTTTGAAACAACTTAAATTGGATCACTTAGAAGAATTGGATGAAGAGCAAGATTGA